The following coding sequences lie in one Candidatus Gracilibacteria bacterium genomic window:
- a CDS encoding four helix bundle protein, producing MKSVKNLRIYLKALELVGKIYKLVKENQTLYRDFSLCDQLKRASVSVPANISEGYARSNKQFKNYLEIAKGSDNEVITLLDIVKLVYNVDTNSLQNEYDILARQITSFSNSFGFFYYFQPFSTISNYL from the coding sequence ATGAAAAGTGTTAAAAACTTAAGAATATATTTAAAAGCATTAGAATTAGTCGGAAAAATCTATAAATTAGTTAAAGAAAATCAAACCCTATACAGAGATTTTTCTTTATGCGATCAATTGAAAAGAGCATCAGTTTCCGTTCCAGCAAATATTTCTGAAGGCTATGCTCGTAGCAATAAACAGTTTAAAAATTATTTGGAAATTGCTAAAGGTTCAGATAATGAAGTCATTACACTACTAGATATTGTCAAGCTTGTTTATAACGTAGATACTAACTCACTACAAAATGAATATGATATTTTAGCGAGGCAAATCACTTCTTTTTCAAACTCTTTCTGATTTTTTTACTATTTCCAACCATTTTCAACTATTTCCAACTATTTATAA
- a CDS encoding DNA-formamidopyrimidine glycosylase (Involved in base excision repair of DNA damaged by oxidation or by mutagenic agents. Acts as DNA glycosylase that recognizes and removes damaged bases) — protein PIKPVLMDQDLITGIGNIYANDSLFLAKIHPQRLSNSLKAQEIKLL, from the coding sequence GACCGATTAAACCAGTTTTGATGGATCAAGATCTCATAACCGGCATCGGTAATATTTATGCTAATGATTCTTTATTTTTAGCTAAAATTCATCCGCAAAGATTATCAAACTCTCTGAAAGCACAGGAAATAAAATTATTATA